A segment of the Flavobacteriales bacterium genome:
TTTAGGCAGCTTTCAATCAAGGGAAGAAGCTGTAGCTTATTTAAAAACAACTTCAGAGGAAGGTTGGGTGTTTAAGCGATAGTTAAAAGAGAATTTTATATTTTTGTGTAAATACCACGCAAAAATGAGTGTTGATCAAAACATTAAAATAGCAGTAGATGCTGTAGTTTTTAGCTATGAAAAGAATCAATTAGCTGTACTTTTAGTTAAGCAAAAATATGGAGTTTATAAGGATAAATGGGTGCTTCCAGGAGGTTTGGTTTTAAATAAAGAGCCTTTAAAAGATGCTGTAAGGAGAGAGTTGAAGGAAGAAGCAGGTATTTCTGTTGACTATATGGAGCAGTTATATACCTATGGGGATGATGTTGAAAGAGACCAAAGAGGGAGGGTTATATCTGTTGCATATATGGCTTTAGTCAATCCTGATGGAATGAAATTAGAAGCTTCTACAGATGCAATAGAAGCAAAATGGTTTAAAATTGATAATGTACCTAATCTTGCTTTTGATCATAATCAAATAGTTGTTGATGGTTTAGCACGTTTAAGAAATAAAATCCATTATCAGCCTATAGGATTCGATCTATTACCGACTTTATTTCCTTTTTCTGCATTAGAAAACCTCTATAAAACAATCTCTGGAAGAAATATTGATAGGCGAAATTTTCGTAAGAAGATATTGAGTTTTGAAATTTTAGAAGAAACCAATAAAGTTCGCCAAGAGGGGAGTGGTAGACCTGGTAAGCTTTTTAAGTTTAATAAGTCTAAGTATGATGCTTTAGTTGAGCATGGATTCCATTTTGAGATTAAATATGCGTAATTATTACGCAAAATAATTTGTGTATAAAAATCTTTCGTTTATATTTGTGTTAAAATTACGCAAATATGATTTTGAATTTGACAAAAACATTTAATCCTTATCCAACAAAAAAAGAAATTCTTTTTGAATCCTTTACCTTTTCAGGTGGTGAGCCGCATCTAAAAATTCAGACAGATTTAACTGATGTAGAAAGTGTCATGATAACACAAAGAGTGAATTCATTCAATGATTTTGGTTTGTTGTTATTAGCTATTGATGCTTTAAAGAGAGCTGATGTAGAAAAAATAGATGTATTTATACCATATTTTCCAGCTGCTCGTCAAGACCGATTAATGGTAAAAGGGGAGGCTCTGTCTGTAAAAGTTTATACTGAAATTTTAAATAATTCTGGAGTGAATAAAGTATTTGTATATGATGCACATTCTGAAGTTACCCCAGCTTTATTGAACAATTGTGTTAATTACAATAACCATTCATTTATAGCCAATGTTATGAAAGAATTAGCAGGTGAAACACTGTTGATTTCACCAGATGGAGGTGCGTTAAAAAAGATTTATAAAGTGGCGAGTTATTTAGGAGAATATGAGGTTGTAGAAGCATCAAAATCTCGAGATGTAAAAACAGGAAAGTTATCAGGTTTTCAAGTTTATAGAGAAGATTTAGAGGGGAGAGATTGTTTAGTTGTAGATGATATTTGTGACGGTGGAGGAACTTTTTTAGGGTTAGCAAAAGAATTAAAAAAGAAAAATGCAGGTAAATTATATTTAGCAGTAAGTCATGGAATATTCAGCAAAGGCTTTGATGCTTTAAGTGAATATTACTCAAAAATATTTGTAACCAACTCATTTAAGGAAATTGATGGGGAGCGTTTAATCAAGCAGATAAAAATTAGTAAGTTGTTATGATTAAATAACATCAATATTATAGGGGAGAGTTAAGTATTACCCTCATTTTATGCTGTGATATAACAGTGAATAGGTCTAAGTTTTGTTCCTAATTAGTCGATAACTTAATCTATATATTAGAAGATTTGTTAATCATTTTCAAAAGGGGGTTCATATTATGATACAAAAAAAATAATTAAGATGACAGAACAAGAAAAAAAGAAAATAAGTAAGTTTTTAAGTTTAGTGTTAAGACATAAACCTGAAAAAATAGGACTAAGTTTAGACCATAAAGGTTGGGCTAAAGTTCAAGAATTAATAGATAAATCAAGTTTTAAGATTGATATAGAAGCATTAAAAGAGATAGTTGATACCAACAATAAACAGAGGTTTTCTTTTAATGATGATTTTTCATTAATTAGAGCAAATCAAGGCCACTCTATTCCCGTTGATTTAGACTTAGAGGAGTTAAGTCCTCCAGCGTATCTCTATCATGGTACAGTCGAAAAGTATATAGGGCTAATTCAAAGAGATGGATTAAAAAAAATGAAGAGAAATCATGTTCATTTAAGTCAAGATCGAGAAACAGCTGAAATTGTAGGGGCAAGAAGAGGAAAGCCAATTATTTTATCGATAAGATCTGGAGAAATGAGTAAAAATGGATTTCGATTCTTTAAATCTAAAAATGGAGTTTGGTTAACAAGTGAAGTGCCTGAGAAATATATTAGTTTTAAAAAATGAATGACATGATAAATAAAACAGTTGTTATAGGAGATGTACATGGAGGTTTAAGAGCTTTGAAGCAATTATTAGAGCAGACAAACAAAAACTATAAATTGAATTATATTTTTTTGGGAGATTTAGTTGATGGGTGGAGTGAATCAGCTCAAACTATAGAGTTTTTAATTCAGTTTTCTAAAAAAAATCGATGCATTTTTATAAGAGGTAACCATGATGAGTGGTGTTACCAATGGCTCAAGACTGGTGAAGCTAACTCGATTTGGTTACAACATGGAGGAGAATCAACTGTAAAGAGTTATGAAATGATTATGGACAAGAGTAAGCATATCTCGTTTTTTGAAGAAATGAAAGATTATTTTATTGATACTGAAAATAGATTGTTTATTCATGCTGGTTTTTCATCAATGCATGGGCCTGAGAAAGAGATATATAAGAGTAATTACTCTTGGGATAGGACATTATGGGAGACGGCTGTAGCTTTAGATAGCAGAATAGCTTATGATTCAAAACAATACCCTAAACGTTTAAAACTTTTCAAAGAAATATATATAGGACATACTCCAACAACTGAGTTAAATAGTTTAGAGCCCATAAACAAAGCTAATGTTTGGAATATAGATACAGCAGCTGCATTTAAAGGGAAGTTAACTATGTTAGATATAGACACAAAAGCTTTTGTGCAAAGTGATTTTGTATATCAACTATATCCAAAAGAAAAAGGGAGGAATTAATATGAAAACAAAAACATTATATAGACCAATAGGAGAGAAAGGTTTAATTCTCAAATTCAAGGAAAAATAAAAATAGTAGATGTATTGATAGGTGATAATATAAAAACATCTGAATATAAAATAGTAAATAAATTAATTAACCAATTAAAAAATAAATAGTTATGAATCCAATGTTATATACAGATGGCTATAAAGTTGACCATCGCAGACAATATCCTGAACAAACAACTTTAGTTTATTCGAATTGGACACCGCGAAAAAGTAGAATTGATGGAGTAAACGAAGTCGTTTTTTTTGGACTCCAATATTTCATTAAAAAGTATGTTATTGAAGAGTTTAACCGAAACTTTTTTAGTCAACCTAAAGAAAAGGTTTGTAATATTTATCAAAAAAGAATCAATAATTATTTAGGAGAGAATTCAGTAGGGATAAAGCATATTGAGGAATTACATGACTTAGGTTATATTCCAATGGTAATAAAAGCTTTACCAGAAGGCGTATCTGTGCCTATAAGGGTGCCAATGTTTACAATGTATAACACCTTACCTCGTTTTTTTTGGTTGACCAATTATTTTGAAACAATAGTTTCAACAACAGTTTGGATGCCGTGTAATTCAGCTACAATTGCAAAACAATATAGAAAAATACTTGATAAATATGCTAATGAAACCTCTTCGATAGAAGAATTTGTCGATTGGCAAGGGCACGATTTTTCAATGAGAGGAATGGCTGGATTGGAAGCTGCTATGATGAGTGCAGCAGGACACTTATTAAGTTTTGCAGGAACTGATACTATCCCTTCAATCGACTTTTTAGAACAATATTATAATGCTGATTCTGACAAGGAATTAATCGGAGGTTCAGTAGCAGCAACAGAACATTCTGTAATGTGTATGGGAACAAATGAGGGAGAAGAAGAAACATTTAAGCGTCTAATTACTGACGTGTATCCAAAAGGAATTGTTTCTATTGTCTCTGATACTTGGGATTTATGGAAAGTTTTGACAGTGTATTTGCCCAATTTAAAAAATGAAGTTTTAGCAAGAGATGGTAAAGTAGTGATAAGACCTGATAGTGGAGATCCAGTTGATATTATTTGTGGAAACCCTAACAGTGAAAATGAAGTTGAACAAAAAGGAGTTATTGAATTACTATGGGAAATATTTG
Coding sequences within it:
- a CDS encoding metallophosphoesterase is translated as MNKTVVIGDVHGGLRALKQLLEQTNKNYKLNYIFLGDLVDGWSESAQTIEFLIQFSKKNRCIFIRGNHDEWCYQWLKTGEANSIWLQHGGESTVKSYEMIMDKSKHISFFEEMKDYFIDTENRLFIHAGFSSMHGPEKEIYKSNYSWDRTLWETAVALDSRIAYDSKQYPKRLKLFKEIYIGHTPTTELNSLEPINKANVWNIDTAAAFKGKLTMLDIDTKAFVQSDFVYQLYPKEKGRN
- the prs gene encoding ribose-phosphate diphosphokinase; protein product: MILNLTKTFNPYPTKKEILFESFTFSGGEPHLKIQTDLTDVESVMITQRVNSFNDFGLLLLAIDALKRADVEKIDVFIPYFPAARQDRLMVKGEALSVKVYTEILNNSGVNKVFVYDAHSEVTPALLNNCVNYNNHSFIANVMKELAGETLLISPDGGALKKIYKVASYLGEYEVVEASKSRDVKTGKLSGFQVYREDLEGRDCLVVDDICDGGGTFLGLAKELKKKNAGKLYLAVSHGIFSKGFDALSEYYSKIFVTNSFKEIDGERLIKQIKISKLL
- a CDS encoding NUDIX hydrolase; its protein translation is MSVDQNIKIAVDAVVFSYEKNQLAVLLVKQKYGVYKDKWVLPGGLVLNKEPLKDAVRRELKEEAGISVDYMEQLYTYGDDVERDQRGRVISVAYMALVNPDGMKLEASTDAIEAKWFKIDNVPNLAFDHNQIVVDGLARLRNKIHYQPIGFDLLPTLFPFSALENLYKTISGRNIDRRNFRKKILSFEILEETNKVRQEGSGRPGKLFKFNKSKYDALVEHGFHFEIKYA
- a CDS encoding nicotinate phosphoribosyltransferase, with protein sequence MNPMLYTDGYKVDHRRQYPEQTTLVYSNWTPRKSRIDGVNEVVFFGLQYFIKKYVIEEFNRNFFSQPKEKVCNIYQKRINNYLGENSVGIKHIEELHDLGYIPMVIKALPEGVSVPIRVPMFTMYNTLPRFFWLTNYFETIVSTTVWMPCNSATIAKQYRKILDKYANETSSIEEFVDWQGHDFSMRGMAGLEAAMMSAAGHLLSFAGTDTIPSIDFLEQYYNADSDKELIGGSVAATEHSVMCMGTNEGEEETFKRLITDVYPKGIVSIVSDTWDLWKVLTVYLPNLKNEVLARDGKVVIRPDSGDPVDIICGNPNSENEVEQKGVIELLWEIFGGKENGKGYKELDSHIGAIYGDSITLERAEQICKRLKDKGFASTNVVLGIGSYTYQYNTRDTFGFAMKATYGEVDGKGREIFKDPVTDDGTKKSAKGLLKVELNNGAYQLVDQVSWDEESEGALEEVFRDGELLKNVLLSEVRQRVRK
- a CDS encoding RNA 2'-phosphotransferase, which translates into the protein MTEQEKKKISKFLSLVLRHKPEKIGLSLDHKGWAKVQELIDKSSFKIDIEALKEIVDTNNKQRFSFNDDFSLIRANQGHSIPVDLDLEELSPPAYLYHGTVEKYIGLIQRDGLKKMKRNHVHLSQDRETAEIVGARRGKPIILSIRSGEMSKNGFRFFKSKNGVWLTSEVPEKYISFKK